A single genomic interval of Nomascus leucogenys isolate Asia chromosome 3, Asia_NLE_v1, whole genome shotgun sequence harbors:
- the DPCD gene encoding protein DPCD isoform X3: MSIVSVWTRRSAASLSEQPTRSGLVGGFSGPLWPCGVQVCMAPPLRYYKKFSIPDLDRHQLPLDDALLSFAHANCTLIISYQKPKEVVVAESELQKELKKVKTAHGNDGDCKTQ, encoded by the exons ATGTCTATAGTGTCTGTGTGGACCAGAAGGAGCGCTGCATCATTGTCAGAACAACCAACAAGAA GCGGACTGGTTGGAGGCTTCTCTGGACCCCTCTGGCCATGCGGTGTGCAGGTGTGCATGGCACCCCCTCTGAG GTACTACAAGAAGTTCTCCATTCCTGACCTAGATAGACACCAGCTACCTCTGGATGACGCCTTGCTGAGCTTTGCCCACGCCAACTGCACCCTGATCATCTCT TACCAGAAGCCAAAGGAGGTTGTGGTGGCCGAGTCCGAGCTACAGAAGGAACTAAAGAAGGTAAAGACAGCCCACGGCAACGATGGGGACTGCAAGACCCAGTAG
- the DPCD gene encoding protein DPCD isoform X1: MAVTGWLESLLTAQKTALLQDGRRKVHYLFPDGKEMAEEYDEKTSELLVRKWRVKSALGALGQWQLEVGEPAPLGAGNLGPELIKESNANPIFMRKDTKMSFQWRIRNLPYPKDVYSVCVDQKERCIIVRTTNKKYYKKFSIPDLDRHQLPLDDALLSFAHANCTLIISYQKPKEVVVAESELQKELKKVKTAHGNDGDCKTQ, encoded by the exons ATGGCGGTGACGGGCTGGTTGGAGAGTCTGCTGACAGCCCAGAAAACTGCGCTGCTGCAGGACG GGAGAAGGAAGGTTCACTATTTATTCCCAGACGGCAAGGAAATGGCTGAAGAATATGACGAGAAGACGAGTGAACTACTTG TGAGAAAGTGGCGTGTGAAAAGTGCCCTGGGAGCCCTGGGCCAGTGGCAGCTTGAAGTAGGAGAGCCAGCACCCCTAGGAGCAGGGAACCTGGGGCCTGAACTCATCAAGGAAAGCAATGCCAAT CCTATCTTCATGCGCAAGGACACCAAGATGAGTTTCCAGTGGCGGATTCGAAACCTCCCCTATCCTAAGGATGTCTATAGTGTCTGTGTGGACCAGAAGGAGCGCTGCATCATTGTCAGAACAACCAACAAGAA GTACTACAAGAAGTTCTCCATTCCTGACCTAGATAGACACCAGCTACCTCTGGATGACGCCTTGCTGAGCTTTGCCCACGCCAACTGCACCCTGATCATCTCT TACCAGAAGCCAAAGGAGGTTGTGGTGGCCGAGTCCGAGCTACAGAAGGAACTAAAGAAGGTAAAGACAGCCCACGGCAACGATGGGGACTGCAAGACCCAGTAG
- the DPCD gene encoding protein DPCD isoform X2: MAVTGWLESLLTAQKTALLQDGRRKVHYLFPDGKEMAEEYDEKTSELLERPECRLMGRQEDLT, encoded by the exons ATGGCGGTGACGGGCTGGTTGGAGAGTCTGCTGACAGCCCAGAAAACTGCGCTGCTGCAGGACG GGAGAAGGAAGGTTCACTATTTATTCCCAGACGGCAAGGAAATGGCTGAAGAATATGACGAGAAGACGAGTGAACTACTTG AAAGGCCGGAGTGTAGACTGATGGGCAGACAGGAGGACCTCACTTGA